One genomic region from Mytilus trossulus isolate FHL-02 chromosome 9, PNRI_Mtr1.1.1.hap1, whole genome shotgun sequence encodes:
- the LOC134683141 gene encoding uncharacterized protein DDB_G0284459-like isoform X3 — MDAFKDLREFSPPAEDLDKVAEEVDMEEEDEDNSEEESEDDDEEDDEEEGDEEGGDDEEEELGEDEEWETDEEENEDSQDVTLVTSDDDGEGENCPICLNKFRDQDIGTPESCDHCFCLECIQEWSNNVNTCPVDRQVFHLILAKHAYGDKVYEKIPVKDKKIEDEEDEDPTYCEICGRCDREDRLLLCDGCDQGYHCECLNPPLQEIPVEEWFCPDCAQTETVYKRVDPKEFIMFEAITVNDDEEIAELISENTDDLPPLRPQRRQIARTRASERVREQIIEIRLQRADRTARSTRQRAIISSDEEEGSDRMEETSQATTSAPVPRKTPVKRKTTKRKKKVVRKKSKSTTGKKKTTKRKGKKRRKRRKTTRKTSKRKQIIKKLVGKMVNREVRKEAIPTTSFKSRIAKNLGLSKPPTGTTIPLQKAPGERTVDLMKSNVGISSLSVLGDRNELIGFTDEPDEHPSTSAAKPTKKSRYSTLSLFSHRPVGKPVIKIDETPSSSSGAAGFDLLGGIMDNQAMLRKDSKDVTINRDGSLTKKKEVEKKPVRRPSGPLLSPKSKIALYDDLPPLEDSAPQDTDELVSPDKGTQTGSSLISDESLTQLKYLDRKIDTNVIKETLFEDLPKSIYSDSQLKKGNSEKTKVDPCNESEKSDANNEIKKINTKDGNSDASTKLQKENSDSNKSGNSDKTSKNMEIISKKEKSKEEKISNKEKSKEEIISNKEKSKEKVKVKRLSIEEKNKVKKSVVNKDKNDKVSESASSKKRSENISQLDDISDESNGFHEDLEEKELEEKLQIAQAKLKKLESKGKKTSKKDSHKDNRKEILKESTKEKNKPTAFSSGSLLNEGNLESENVGKSEKDSHKHDKERKDKKTKEVVEKSEKKVKKHKESASEKQKVKKSKMPKEQTEEDVIIATPPRQEVEIIEIPDDDDETEYVQNLDKKIIKSYSGSDHQKPRSRQTLDLKSVVKREKSDRETSEKENRKRRESDKDHERDRSKERKKRKYKSRSRSRDRRHRSRSHERSRRSRSRDKYRKSHKSRSRSREKSRRSKDRWSKERDRSRERDRSRDRDRDRSRDRDRSREKSRKHKRRDRSRDRSSSRERTKIKSREKSRDGSRDRDYNRWREISPEVPLNISTIDSGRLDTGRLIDLFDDKWKKREDLKQAKKKKKSRESPVKNLHQSPAKRPLEDKEEDKIDILMKKAKPLIEKRETEVIEASQPISKIIDIFTEKNEFDMFADDNSDMDTEIPEPAQESVIVINTVDSFHKHRSNLVSLPSVQDDDKTNIHDTNIEKEKKSDNDNSNNSISVINNTVEKTMNSPEYDPAFPTDDMEESPSPLQDEKSPPGTPVEYTDVNNQSMQGNPQIIIGEPPPCSVPIDENFPGLSLSPLPHLPPQLGKGILGEGGQFILQRGEAPIVQPDVPVGIRILQGLRPGMSPQRAMLMNPLIMNRPPHMQPRFARLPPGHMPPFGLQVTTQDGVTLPVQGHFQPRMAHCSLPPQPGMINGNFEGIHTDTSQPPPPFQLLQGSPRLSGDPRLQLPPHVLAQGPPPGHAGSPLQIHPGMEPRVSVPSPLVSISGPLDGPHMTLSGPPISLSGPLPHLALSSHPMSVPNSQIGIPSPELALGNPLTKLPALLTRMQVPLSNPQDTMASPVSDPEPVYTPPTPTNDDTPFMNLAVEASTLAKISRSQSPQLTSSAAFSRNKPLISIANLKTSLNNKIIKNLNPLSSTRSSKSPIDEYPSPDENEGDDIIKNSDEDSEKTQPNASDQLNQLTKLLNAQAQLAQLVNKNKQTSVKSSHKSAKGRSKDHPFKVPLPPRIKTSNGKIVKEAESTDVVDMDVASPLDESSIEIPDSPDDFDKVVFGSKQKENKKRRDRHDKKEKRKDKKFLKKLHLQERVVDEVKLALKPFYSHGRIDKDQYKEIMRKAVPKVCHSKSGDINPQKIAALVEAYVNKYGKKKKQPDSS, encoded by the exons ATGGATGCTTTTAAAGATCTGAGAGAATTCTCCCCTCCTGCAGAGGATCTAGACAAGGTGGCTGAAGAGGTGGATATGGAGGAGGAGGATGAAGACAATTCTGAAGAGGAAAGTGAAGATGACGACGAAGAAGATGACGAAGAAGAAGGTGATGAAGAAGGAGGAGATGATGAGGAAGAGGAATTAGGAGAAGATGAAG AATGGGAGACTgatgaagaagaaaatgaagatAGTCAGGATGTTACCTTGGTTACCAGTGACGACGATGGGGAAGGAGAGAACTGCCCAATCTGTCTGAACAAGTTCCGTGACCAGGATATTGGAACACCTGAATCATGTGACCATTGCTTTTGCTTAGAATGTATACAGGAATGGTCAAAT aatgtTAATACATGTCCAGTGGATAGACAGGttttccatttgattttagCAAAACATGCCTATGGAGACAAAGTCTATGAGAAG attccCGTAAAAGATAAGAAGATTGAAGATGAGGAAGATGAGGACCCTACATATTGTGAGATTTGTGGTCGTTGTGATAGAGAAGACCGTCTGCTACTATGTGATGGTTGTGATCAAGg ATACCATTGTGAATGTCTTAACCCTCCACTTCAAGAAATACCAGTAGAAGAATGGTTTTGTCCAGATTGTGCTCAAACTGAAACAG TGTACAAAAGAGTAGATCCCAAAGAATTTATTATGTTTG AAGCAATTACTGTAAACGATGATGAGGAAATAGCAGAGCTGATTTCTGAAAATACTGATGATCTTCCGCCTCTGCGACCACAAAGAAGACAGATTGCTAGAACTAGAGCTTCAGAGAGAGTACGGGAGCAGATTATTGAAATAAGATTACAAAGAGCTGATCGTACTGCAAGATCAACAAGACAGAGGGCTATTATATCGTCAGATGAAGAAGAGGGTAGTGACAGGATGGAAGAGACTAGCCAG GCTACCACAAGTGCACCTGTGCCTAGAAAAACACCAGTCAAAAGGAAGACCACAAAGAGGAAGAAAAAGGTGgtcagaaaaaaatctaaatcaaCCACAGGGAAGAAAAAGActacaaaaagaaaaggaaagaaGAGacgaaaaagaagaaaaactaCTAGAAAGACCAGTAAAAGGAAACAGATTATTAAGAAACTAGTG GGTAAAATGGTGAATAGGGAAGTCAGGAAGGAAGCTATACCTACTACATCATTCAAGTCGAGAATTGCTAAAAATTTAGGGCTTTCAAAACCACCAACTGGTACTACCATTCCATTACAGAAGGCACCAGGAGAAAGGACTGTTGATTTGATGAAGAGCAATGTTGGCATTTCATCATTATCTGTCCTGGGTGATCGAAATGAATTAATTGGATTCACAGA TGAACCTGACGAGCATCCTAGTACATCTGCTGCAAAACCTACCAAAAAGTCCAGATATTCtactttatcattattttcacaCAGACCAGTAGGAAAACCAGTCATAAA AATAGACGAAACACCCAGTTCTAGCTCAGGAGCTGCAGGCTTTGACCTTTTAGGCGGTATCATGGATAACCAAGCCATGTTGAGGAAAGATAGCAAAGATGTTACTATAAATAGGGATG GATCATTAACCAAAAAGAAAGAAGTGGAAAAGAAACCAGTTAGGAGACCATCAGGTCCTCTGTTGTCGCCAAAATCTAAAATAGCGTTATATGACGATTTACCTCCCCTGGAAGATTCAG CTCCACAAGATACTGATGAGCTGGTTTCTCCTGATAAAGGTACACAGACTGGGAGTAGCCTCATCAGTGACGAATCTTTAACTCAGCTGAAATATTTAGATAGAAAAATAGATACTAATGTGATTAAGGAAACGTTGTTTGAGGACCTACCGAAAAGTATTTATAGTGATTCACAGTTAAAGAAAGGAAATAGTGAAAAAACTAAAGTTGATCCGTGTaacgaaagtgagaaaagcgatgcaaataatgaaattaagaaaattaataCAAAGGACGGAAATTCAGATGCTAGTACTAAATTGCAAAAGGAAAATAGTGATTCAAATAAAAGTGGAAATAGTGATAAAACTTctaaaaatatggaaataattagtaagaaagaaaaaagcaaAGAGGAAAAAATTAGCAACAAAGAAAAAAGCAAAGAGGAAATAATTAGCAACAAAGAAAAAAGCAAAgagaaagtgaaagtgaaacGACTTAgtattgaggaaaaaaataaagtaaaaaaatctgtggttaataaagataaaaatgacaaagtttCTGAAAGTGCATCGTCTAAAAAAAGGAGTGAAAATATTTCGCAGTTGGATGATATTTCTGATGAAAGTAATGGGTTTCATGAGGATCTTGAGGAGAAAGAACTTGAAGAAAAGTTGCAAATAGCGCAGGCTAAATTGAAAAAGTTAGAAAGTAAAGGCAAGAAAACAAGTAAGAAAGATTCTCATAAAGACAATAGGAAAGAAATACTGAAGGAAAGtactaaagaaaaaaacaagccTACTGCATTTTCTTCAGGCTCCTTGCTGAACGAAGGAAATTTGGAGTCAGAAAATGTGGGAAAATCGGAAAAAGATtcacataaacatgataaggAGAGAAAggataaaaagacaaaagaagttgttgaaaaaagtgaaaagaaagTGAAAAAACACAAAGAAAGTGCTAGTGAGaaacaaaaagtcaaaaaatctaaaatgcCAAAAGAACAAACTGAGGAAGACGTCATTATTGCCACTCCGCCTCGTCAGGAAgttgaaataattgaaattcCTGACGATGACGACGAAACCGAATATGTtcaaaatttagataaaaagattataaagTCCTATTCTGGATCTGACCATCAGAAACCTAGATCAAGACAAACTTTAGATCTCAAAAGTGTTGTAAAGAGGGAAAAATCAGATCGAGAGACAAGTGAAAAAGAAAATCGTAAAAGACGTGAAAGTGATAAAGACCATGAACGTGACAGAAGTAAGgaaagaaaaaagagaaaatataaatCACGTAGTAGATCCCGTGATCGTAGACATAGATCTAGATCTCACGAAAGATCACGTAGATCTCGTTCAAGGgacaaatatagaaaaagtcaTAAAAGTAGGTCAAGATCGAGAGAAAAAAGCCGTAGATCCAAAGATCGTTGGTCTAAAGAAAGAGACAGATCAAGGGAAAGGGATCGATCAAGGGACAGAGATCGAGATAGATCAAGAGATAGAGATCGATCTAGAGAAAAGTCTAGAAAGCATAAAAGGAGAGACAGAAGTAGAGATAGAAGTTCAAGTAGAGAGAggacaaaaatcaaaagcagAGAAAAAAGTAGAGATGGCAGTCGAGACAGAGATTATAATAGGTGGCGTGAAATCAGTCCAGAAGTGCCATTAAATATTTCAACTATTGACTCTGGTAGGTTAGATACAGGAAGGCTTATTGATTTGTTTGATGATAAGTGGAAGAAACGTGAAGACTTAAAGCaggctaaaaagaaaaagaaaagtcGTGAATCTCctgttaaaaatttacatcaATCACCAGCAAAACGACCTCTTGAGGATAAAGAGGAAGACAAAATAGACATACTAATGAAAAAAGCAAAACCTCTAATTGAAAAAAGAGAAACGGAGGTTATAGAAGCAAGTCAACCTATCTCAAAAATCATTGAcatttttacagaaaagaaTGAGTTTGATATGTTTGCAGATGATAATTCTGATATGGACACGGAAATTCCTGAGCCAGCACAAGAATCTGTGATTGTAATTAATACTGTTGACAGTTTTCATAAACATCGTTCAAATCTTGTTTCATTACCTTCTGTACAAGAtgatgacaaaacaaatattcatgatacaaatattgaaaaagagaaaaaatctGACAATGACAATTCAAACAATTCTATATCTGTGATAAACAATACAGTTGAAAAAACTATGAATAGTCCTGAATATGATCCAGCATTTCCGACTGATGATATGGAAGAGTCACCATCACCTTTGCAAGATGAAAAAAGTCCACCAGGAACTCCCGTGGAATATACTGATGTTAATAATCAATCAATGCAAGGAAATCCTCAGATCATTATTGGTGAACCACCACCATGTTCAGTGCCGATTGACGAAAACTTCCCAGGACTAAGCTTATCACCTCTTCCTCACCTTCCACCTCAGTTAGGAAAAGGAATTCTTGGGGAAGGAGGACAATTTATTCTTCAGAGAGGTGAGGCACCAATTGTGCAGCCTGATGTTCCAGTTGGAATCAGAATTTTACAAGGATTACGACCTGGAATGTCACCCCAGCGAGCTATGCTGATGAATCCATTAATAATGAACAGACCACCCCATATGCAACCTCGATTTGCTCGTTTGCCTCCTGGACATATGCCTCCTTTTGGGCTCCAAGTAACAACTCAGGATGGTGTGACATTACCAGTACAAGGACATTTTCAACCTAGAATGGCACATTGTTCTCTGCCACCTCAGCCTGGTATGATAAACGGTAATTTTGAAGGCATTCATACAGATACTTCCCAACCTCCTCCTCCATTTCAGCTGCTGCAGGGATCACCTCGTTTATCTGGAGATCCTCGTTTACAGCTGCCACCACATGTGCTTGCTCAGGGTCCTCCACCTGGTCATGCTGGTTCCCCATTGCAGATTCATCCTGGAATGGAACCAAGAGTGTCTGTACCAAGTCCACTTGTATCAATTTCTGGTCCACTTGATGGACCTCATATGACATTATCAGGACCACCAATCTCATTAAGTGGACCACTGCCTCATTTGGCTTTATCCAGTCATCCGATGTCTGTTCCTAATTCTCAGATTGGAATACCTAGTCCGGAGTTAGCATTAGGAAATCCATTGACTAAATTGCCAGCACTGTTAACAAGAATGCAGGTACCTCTGTCTAATCCACAGGATACAATGGCTAGTCCAGTCAGTGATCCAGAACCTGTTTATACTCCGCCAACACCAACCAATGACGACACCCCCTTCATGAACTTAGCAGTAGAAGCGTCAACACTTGCTAAAATATCTCGATCTCAGTCACCACAGTTAACTTCAAGTGCAGCTTTCTCAAGAAATAAACCTTTAATTTCTATAGCAAATCTAAAAACTTCacttaataataaaatcattaaaaatcttAATCCATTGTCTTCAACAAGAAGTTCAAAATCACCTATAGATGAATATCCATCGCCTGATGAAAATGAAGGGGATGACATTATTAAAAATAGTGATGAAGATTCGGAGAAAACACAACCAAATGCTTCGGACCAGTTGAATCAACTAACAAAACTTCTCAATGCACAAGCTCAACTTGCACAGTTAGTGAATAAAAACAAGCAGACTTCTGTGAAGTCGTCACACAAAAGTGCTAAAGGTAGATCAAAAGATCATCCATTCAAAGTTCCTCTGCCTCCACGGATTAAAACAAGCAACGGAAAAATTGTGAAAGAGGCAGAATCTACTGATGTGGTCGATATGGACGTTGCTTCTCCTCTGGATGAAAGTAGTATCGAAATTCCTGATTCTCCCGATGACTTCGACAAAGTTGTTTTCGgttcaaaacagaaagaaaataaaaaacgaAGAGATAGACATGACAAGAAAGAAAAACGTAAAGACAAAAAG TTCCTGAAGAAACTGCATTTACAAGAACGAGTTGTGGATGAAGTCAAACTGGCATTAAAACCATTTTATAGTCACGGAAGAATTGATAAAGATCAGTATAAAGAAATAATGAGAAAAGCTGTTCCCAAG GTTTGCCATAGTAAAAGTGGTGATATTAATCCTCAAAAGATAGCGGCTCTCGTAGAAgcctatgtaaataaatatggaAAGAAAAAGAAGCAACCTGACTCATCTTGA